From one Gallionella capsiferriformans ES-2 genomic stretch:
- the rlmH gene encoding 23S rRNA (pseudouridine(1915)-N(3))-methyltransferase RlmH — protein sequence MKLLIVTVGHKMPDWITTGFNEYAKRMPREAKIELLEIKPEPRTTGKSTQQIMEAEAARILNALPPACRRIALDEHGAMPTTKQLAGQLKDWMGEGRDVAFIIGGADGLHDSVKQSAGQLMALSAFTLPHAFVRVLLAEQLYRAHSLMHNHPYHRE from the coding sequence ATGAAGCTGTTGATCGTAACCGTCGGGCACAAAATGCCCGACTGGATCACGACGGGTTTTAACGAGTACGCCAAGCGCATGCCGCGCGAAGCAAAGATCGAACTGCTGGAAATCAAACCCGAACCGCGCACCACTGGAAAGTCCACTCAGCAGATCATGGAAGCAGAAGCCGCGCGCATCCTGAATGCACTGCCACCGGCTTGCCGGCGCATTGCACTCGATGAGCACGGCGCGATGCCCACCACCAAACAGCTGGCCGGTCAGTTGAAGGATTGGATGGGCGAGGGACGCGACGTCGCATTCATTATCGGTGGCGCAGACGGGTTGCACGACTCGGTCAAGCAATCGGCAGGCCAATTAATGGCCTTGTCTGCATTTACACTGCCACACGCCTTTGTGCGCGTACTACTCGCCGAACAGTTGTACCGCGCACACAGTCTGATGCACAATCACCCTTATCATCGCGAATAG
- a CDS encoding Maf family protein has product MSTRHPYLYLASQSPRRRELLKQIGVHFELLLLRSDRRRQIDVDETPRADETPELYVQRLSREKARSGFDALQYRNLQPQPVLAADTTVTLDGKIFGKPESSDQAASMLRELSGREHQVLTAVAIARSEHIEVTLSTSTVQFAKLDEVRIKRYLQTHEYIDKAGGYAIQGQAAAFIERISGSYSGVMGLPLFETVEMLQRFDFPAP; this is encoded by the coding sequence ATGAGTACCAGACATCCCTACCTCTATCTGGCATCGCAAAGCCCGCGCCGCCGCGAACTGCTCAAACAGATCGGCGTTCACTTTGAACTGCTGCTACTACGCTCCGACAGGCGTCGCCAGATCGATGTCGATGAAACACCGCGGGCAGATGAGACTCCCGAGCTGTATGTCCAGCGCCTTAGCCGTGAAAAGGCCAGATCCGGTTTTGACGCGCTGCAATACCGCAACTTGCAGCCGCAACCTGTATTGGCAGCGGATACGACTGTGACGCTCGACGGAAAAATTTTCGGCAAGCCTGAAAGTAGCGATCAGGCAGCCAGTATGCTGCGCGAGTTGTCCGGCCGTGAACATCAAGTCCTGACCGCCGTGGCAATCGCCCGATCCGAACATATTGAAGTGACGCTTTCCACCTCGACCGTACAATTTGCAAAACTCGATGAAGTTCGCATCAAACGCTATCTGCAGACGCATGAATATATCGATAAGGCGGGCGGTTATGCCATTCAGGGTCAAGCCGCCGCTTTTATTGAACGCATTAGCGGCAGCTACTCCGGTGTAATGGGCCTGCCGCTGTTTGAAACCGTCGAGATGCTGCAGCGATTCGATTTCCCGGCACCTTAA
- the rng gene encoding ribonuclease G, with translation MSEEILINVTPQETRVAVMQLGVVQELHIERGSNRGIAGNVYLGRIKRVLPGMQSAFIDIGLERSAFLHVADIWENSNSGIEAKPIEKILFEGQNLLVQVIKEPIGSKGARLTTQLSFAGRLLVFLPQEMRIGVSQRIEGTEQRDALRAKLQAILPPDHHGGYIIRTVAEAKDDAHFAIDIAYLDKLWSNLQTAAKTASAPQLLYQELDISLRVLRDFVSEETARILIDSRSTRNKMLEFADNYNADAAQLLEHYTGARPLFDMYNIEEEIERALSKRVDLKSGGYLIIDQTEALTTVDVNTGGFVGVRNFDDTIFKTNLEATQVIARQLRLRNLGGIIICDFIDMDNLQHRDAVLEEFKKALARDHTRISVNNFSSLGLVEMTRKRTRESLAHVLCEPCPTCKGRGEVKTAQTVCYEILREIVREARQFDAREYRILASQQVIDLFLEEESQALAGLSDFIEKPISMLVENQYNQEQYDVILM, from the coding sequence ATGAGCGAAGAGATACTGATTAACGTCACCCCGCAGGAAACGCGCGTCGCGGTGATGCAACTGGGCGTCGTGCAGGAACTGCACATAGAAAGAGGCAGCAACCGCGGCATTGCCGGCAACGTGTATCTTGGCCGCATCAAGCGCGTCTTACCCGGCATGCAGTCGGCCTTTATCGACATCGGACTTGAACGCTCCGCCTTTTTGCACGTTGCGGACATCTGGGAGAATAGCAACAGCGGTATCGAGGCCAAGCCGATCGAAAAAATCCTTTTTGAAGGACAAAATCTGCTGGTGCAAGTCATCAAAGAACCGATCGGCAGTAAAGGCGCCAGACTCACCACGCAACTGAGCTTTGCCGGACGTTTGCTGGTCTTCTTACCTCAGGAAATGCGCATCGGCGTATCGCAGCGCATCGAAGGGACTGAGCAACGGGACGCCTTGCGCGCCAAGTTACAGGCAATCCTGCCGCCTGACCACCACGGCGGCTATATCATCAGGACGGTTGCCGAAGCGAAGGACGACGCGCACTTCGCAATCGACATCGCCTATCTCGACAAGTTGTGGAGCAACCTGCAAACGGCGGCTAAAACGGCCAGCGCACCGCAACTGCTGTATCAGGAACTGGACATCAGCCTGCGCGTATTGCGCGACTTCGTCAGCGAAGAAACCGCCCGAATTTTGATCGATTCGCGCAGTACCCGCAATAAAATGCTCGAATTCGCCGACAACTACAACGCCGATGCCGCGCAGTTGCTGGAACACTATACCGGCGCACGCCCGCTGTTCGACATGTACAACATCGAAGAGGAAATCGAGCGCGCCCTGTCCAAGCGGGTGGATTTGAAATCCGGCGGTTACCTGATCATCGATCAGACAGAAGCGCTCACCACAGTCGATGTCAACACCGGTGGCTTTGTCGGCGTGCGCAATTTCGATGACACCATATTCAAGACTAATCTAGAAGCAACACAAGTCATCGCCCGCCAATTGCGCTTGCGCAATCTGGGCGGCATCATCATCTGCGATTTCATCGACATGGATAATCTGCAGCATCGCGATGCGGTTCTGGAGGAATTCAAGAAGGCACTGGCACGCGACCATACCCGCATCAGCGTAAACAATTTCTCCTCACTGGGACTAGTGGAAATGACGCGCAAACGGACACGCGAAAGCTTGGCGCATGTCTTATGTGAGCCTTGCCCTACCTGCAAAGGTCGCGGCGAGGTCAAAACCGCCCAGACGGTATGCTACGAGATTCTGCGCGAAATCGTCAGGGAAGCACGCCAGTTTGATGCGCGCGAATATCGCATCTTAGCCTCACAGCAAGTCATTGATTTATTCTTGGAAGAAGAATCTCAAGCACTGGCCGGCCTGTCTGACTTCATAGAAAAACCCATTTCGATGCTGGTTGAAAATCAATACAACCAAGAGCAATACGATGTTATTCTGATGTAA
- a CDS encoding delta-class carbonic anhydrase, which yields MFKTRIMIALAATFLSSSVFADVHGHDVEHAEHAVDAPACTGFGPQTPRDIDSHHGDNKLAFSLSPSYKDMNLCNLHFHVNAEHKAKEYAIHAEGEHGADGGYQCSMSKHLSKAELAATAEPVCPSEHGELKPGDTIEVHWVHSSAPVTPGPTLGACLSDNVKNPDLRVEAQVFTLVNDPKALDFNSLDYHGKTVNGYKQADAIPSNTGKPVVFAGSTTGPKYSEATCSPLQVTWSVRPSCAKLDINSVAKWCKGNAFKEDHAHGVRKLVTTPSLLSEIK from the coding sequence ATGTTCAAAACCAGAATTATGATTGCCCTTGCGGCAACCTTCCTGTCCTCATCGGTTTTTGCTGACGTGCATGGCCACGATGTCGAGCATGCTGAACACGCTGTTGACGCGCCTGCCTGTACCGGTTTCGGCCCGCAAACACCACGCGACATTGACAGTCATCATGGCGATAACAAGCTCGCTTTTTCTTTGTCCCCGAGTTATAAAGACATGAATCTGTGCAATCTCCACTTCCACGTGAATGCAGAACACAAGGCCAAGGAGTACGCGATTCATGCTGAAGGCGAGCACGGTGCAGATGGCGGTTATCAGTGCAGTATGAGCAAACACCTGAGCAAGGCAGAGCTGGCAGCGACCGCAGAGCCTGTCTGCCCGAGCGAACACGGCGAACTCAAGCCTGGCGACACTATCGAAGTACACTGGGTACACTCTTCAGCACCTGTCACGCCAGGCCCCACACTGGGCGCCTGTTTGTCCGACAATGTCAAGAATCCTGACCTGCGTGTAGAAGCACAGGTGTTCACACTGGTGAACGACCCTAAGGCGCTAGATTTCAATTCGCTGGACTACCACGGCAAGACCGTCAACGGCTACAAGCAGGCTGACGCAATCCCGAGCAATACAGGCAAGCCTGTCGTGTTTGCGGGTTCGACTACCGGTCCAAAATACAGCGAAGCCACTTGCTCTCCCCTGCAGGTAACCTGGAGCGTACGCCCAAGTTGCGCAAAACTTGATATCAACTCTGTCGCCAAGTGGTGCAAGGGCAATGCGTTCAAGGAAGATCATGCACACGGTGTGCGCAAACTGGTGACGACACCAAGTTTACTGTCCGAAATCAAGTAA
- a CDS encoding DUF167 domain-containing protein: MASWYRSIGEVITLTLHVQPGAKRSEICGLHGEALKLKLAAPPIDGRANEALLKYIAELFRVPVRQVELRQGAQSRHKVVAVTDSAIQPESLLTDQ, encoded by the coding sequence ATGGCGTCATGGTATCGCAGCATTGGTGAAGTGATCACGCTGACGCTGCATGTGCAGCCCGGTGCCAAACGCAGTGAAATTTGCGGTCTGCACGGCGAGGCGCTTAAGTTAAAACTGGCGGCGCCGCCGATCGATGGCCGTGCCAACGAGGCGCTGTTGAAATATATTGCTGAATTGTTTCGTGTGCCGGTAAGGCAGGTTGAGCTTAGGCAGGGAGCTCAGTCTCGGCATAAGGTTGTCGCGGTCACGGACAGCGCAATTCAGCCTGAAAGCCTGCTGACCGACCAATGA
- a CDS encoding YggT family protein gives MMSEALLFLLDVVLQSFAAILLLRFHLQWLRAPLRNPIGEFVMVFTDFLVLRARRYVPSAWGFDTSTLLLALLVETLYLAGVMLIQGYIGHFFPLAGLLLLAAVKLLKISLYLLMGAVFAQAILSWVNPHTPVSQILNVITYRFLQPLRRIVPMVGTVDLSSMVLLILCQLVMMVPLGMVERLALSLF, from the coding sequence ATGATGAGCGAGGCGCTGCTATTCTTGCTGGATGTGGTCTTGCAGTCCTTCGCGGCGATTTTGTTGCTGCGTTTTCACCTGCAATGGCTGCGTGCGCCGCTGCGCAACCCGATCGGCGAATTTGTCATGGTATTCACCGACTTTCTCGTGTTGCGCGCCCGCCGTTATGTGCCTTCCGCCTGGGGATTCGACACGTCGACGCTACTGCTGGCTTTGCTGGTCGAAACGCTCTACCTCGCGGGCGTCATGCTGATACAAGGCTATATCGGACACTTTTTCCCGTTGGCAGGGTTGCTGCTGCTTGCCGCAGTCAAACTGCTTAAAATCAGTCTGTACCTGCTGATGGGTGCCGTGTTCGCGCAGGCGATTTTGTCATGGGTTAATCCGCATACACCGGTCTCGCAGATACTGAATGTCATCACGTATCGTTTTTTGCAACCTTTGCGCCGTATTGTGCCGATGGTCGGCACTGTGGATTTGTCCTCAATGGTGCTGCTGATTTTGTGTCAGCTGGTGATGATGGTGCCGCTCGGGATGGTTGAACGGCTTGCATTAAGTCTCTTCTGA
- the proC gene encoding pyrroline-5-carboxylate reductase, with protein sequence MNICFIGGGNMATALIGGLLGQGFSASLISVVEINPDNRARLQQEFAVRAVDNLADGVAGSELIVFAVKPQQLRDVAQQLAPLLTGQLLLSIAAGIRAVDLARWTGSQNIVRAMPNTPALIQSGMTGMYAMPQVPAAQRTAAQSILAAVGETLWLDDEAMIDAVTAISGSGPAYVFYLIEALQRAAMELGFVAQDARRLSVATFLGASKLAAASVEEVSVLRERVTSKNGTTERALLSLADNGVAAHIAQAAQAAAARSREMGDELGRAS encoded by the coding sequence ATGAATATTTGTTTTATCGGTGGCGGCAACATGGCGACGGCGCTGATCGGCGGGTTGCTGGGTCAGGGATTTAGCGCCTCACTTATCAGCGTGGTTGAAATCAACCCGGACAACCGGGCGCGCTTGCAACAGGAATTTGCAGTGCGTGCGGTCGATAATCTGGCGGATGGCGTGGCGGGCAGCGAGCTTATCGTGTTTGCGGTGAAGCCCCAGCAATTAAGGGATGTGGCGCAGCAGTTAGCGCCCCTGCTGACGGGTCAATTGCTGCTCTCCATTGCGGCGGGTATTCGCGCCGTGGATCTGGCGCGCTGGACGGGCAGCCAGAACATCGTTCGCGCGATGCCCAATACGCCGGCGCTGATACAAAGCGGCATGACCGGGATGTATGCGATGCCGCAGGTACCGGCGGCTCAGCGCACAGCGGCGCAGAGCATCCTCGCGGCGGTAGGCGAGACGCTTTGGCTGGACGATGAGGCGATGATCGATGCGGTGACGGCGATTTCAGGCAGCGGTCCGGCGTATGTGTTTTATCTGATTGAGGCCTTGCAGCGTGCCGCAATGGAGCTGGGTTTTGTTGCACAGGATGCGCGCCGCTTGAGTGTGGCGACCTTTCTGGGGGCGAGCAAACTGGCCGCAGCAAGTGTTGAGGAAGTCTCCGTACTGCGCGAGCGCGTCACCTCTAAAAACGGCACAACTGAGCGTGCCTTGCTGAGTCTAGCGGACAACGGCGTTGCCGCTCACATCGCACAGGCGGCACAGGCTGCTGCTGCGCGCTCCCGTGAAATGGGCGACGAGTTGGGCCGCGCATCATGA
- a CDS encoding YggS family pyridoxal phosphate-dependent enzyme: MAIIASNLQAVRAAMAAAAVLADRTADEVTLLAVSKTFPATAVRSAFQAGQRRFAESYLQEALDKIAALDDLGIEWHFIGPVQSNKTRPIAEHFCWVHSVDRLKIAERLSAQRPVSLPPLQCCLQVNISDEDSKSGVRPDEVSQLAHEIACLPNLQLRGLMAVPAPTDDPLVQRAAFARLRELYLQLKSEGLPLDTLSMGMSHDFAAAIAEGATIVRIGSAIFGERNYSAR, from the coding sequence ATGGCAATAATAGCTTCCAATTTGCAAGCTGTGCGCGCGGCAATGGCAGCAGCGGCCGTTTTGGCCGATCGAACGGCGGATGAGGTGACTTTGCTGGCGGTCAGTAAGACGTTTCCCGCCACCGCTGTGCGCAGTGCCTTTCAAGCAGGTCAGCGGCGTTTTGCCGAAAGTTATCTGCAAGAAGCGCTGGATAAGATCGCCGCATTGGATGATCTGGGAATTGAGTGGCATTTTATCGGGCCGGTGCAGAGCAATAAGACGCGACCGATTGCAGAGCATTTTTGCTGGGTGCACAGTGTGGATCGTTTAAAAATAGCCGAAAGGCTGTCCGCGCAACGGCCCGTTTCCCTGCCACCCTTGCAATGTTGCTTACAGGTCAATATCAGCGATGAAGACAGTAAAAGCGGGGTTCGTCCGGATGAGGTCAGTCAGTTGGCTCATGAAATAGCCTGCTTGCCGAATTTGCAATTACGCGGACTGATGGCGGTGCCGGCACCGACCGATGATCCGCTCGTTCAGCGTGCCGCCTTTGCACGCTTGCGCGAGTTGTATCTTCAGTTGAAAAGCGAGGGGTTGCCGCTCGATACCTTATCGATGGGCATGTCGCATGATTTTGCGGCTGCGATTGCGGAGGGCGCGACTATTGTGCGTATCGGATCGGCTATTTTCGGCGAGCGGAATTACAGTGCGCGTTAA
- a CDS encoding type IV pilus twitching motility protein PilT, translating to MDITELLAFGVKNKASDLHLSSGLPPMIRVHGDMRRINLPAMEHKQVHAMIYDIMNDGQRKFYEENKEVDFSFEIPNLARFRVNAFIQQRGAAAVLRTIPSKVFSLEDLNAPKIFTDISSFPRGLVLVTGPTGSGKSTTLAAMVNYINEKEQGHILTVEDPIEFVHESKKCLINQREVGRDTLSFNAALRSALREDPDVILVGEMRDLETIRLAMTAAETGHLVFGTLHTSSAAKTIDRIIDVFPADEKEMVRAMLSESLRAVISQALLKTKDGTGRVAAHEIMMCTPAIRNLIREAKVPQMYSAIQTGQGMGMQTLDQCLTNLVKSNMISPAEARTKAMNKDMFPG from the coding sequence ATGGATATCACCGAACTGCTTGCCTTCGGCGTCAAGAACAAAGCCTCCGACCTGCACCTGTCCTCCGGACTACCACCGATGATACGTGTACACGGCGATATGCGCCGCATCAATTTGCCCGCGATGGAACATAAACAGGTTCACGCGATGATTTACGACATTATGAACGACGGGCAGCGAAAGTTTTACGAAGAGAATAAGGAAGTCGACTTTTCCTTCGAAATCCCTAATCTGGCGCGTTTCCGCGTCAACGCCTTCATCCAGCAACGCGGCGCGGCGGCCGTACTGCGAACCATTCCTTCCAAGGTATTCAGCCTCGAGGACTTGAATGCGCCGAAAATTTTCACCGATATTTCCAGTTTTCCCCGCGGCCTGGTGCTGGTCACAGGCCCGACTGGGTCGGGAAAATCTACCACCCTAGCCGCGATGGTCAATTACATCAATGAAAAGGAACAAGGTCACATTCTGACTGTGGAAGATCCAATCGAATTCGTGCACGAATCGAAAAAGTGCCTGATCAATCAGCGCGAAGTCGGACGCGATACGCTGTCCTTCAATGCGGCGCTGCGCTCGGCACTGCGCGAAGATCCCGATGTGATTCTGGTCGGTGAAATGCGCGATCTGGAAACCATACGTCTGGCGATGACCGCGGCGGAAACCGGCCATCTGGTATTCGGCACCCTGCACACCAGTTCGGCGGCCAAAACAATCGACCGTATCATCGACGTTTTTCCGGCCGATGAAAAAGAAATGGTGCGCGCGATGCTGTCCGAAAGCTTGCGCGCGGTGATTTCACAGGCGCTGCTCAAAACCAAGGACGGCACAGGCCGCGTGGCCGCACATGAAATCATGATGTGTACCCCCGCGATCCGCAACCTGATACGCGAGGCCAAAGTGCCGCAGATGTACTCCGCGATTCAGACCGGACAAGGCATGGGTATGCAGACGCTGGATCAATGCCTGACCAATCTGGTGAAAAGCAATATGATTTCACCCGCTGAAGCGCGCACCAAAGCAATGAACAAGGATATGTTCCCCGGATAA
- a CDS encoding PilT/PilU family type 4a pilus ATPase, whose amino-acid sequence MERDQATELIHNLLRGMASKKASDLFITAGFPPAFKVDGKMTPVSSQPLSHQHTRELARSIMNDRQTAEFEASHECNFAISPHGIGRFRVNVFMQQQHVGMVMRTITTKIPNLDEMGMPDILKDIVMTKRGLVILVGATGSGKSTTLAGMLGHRNQNSFGHIITIEDPVEYVHEHGNCIVTHREVGVDTESWQAALKNTLRQAPDVILIGEIRDRETMEYAVAFAETGHLCMATLHANSANQALDRIINFFPEERREQLLMDLSLNVKALISQRLIPKKDGSGRSAAMEILLNSPLISDLIFKGDVHAIKGVMAKSRELGMQTFDQALFDLYEAHAISYEEALKNADSVNDLRLKIKLESRHTADRDVMSGTHHLQMT is encoded by the coding sequence ATGGAAAGAGATCAGGCCACCGAGCTGATACACAATTTGTTGCGCGGCATGGCCAGCAAGAAAGCATCTGACTTATTTATCACCGCAGGCTTTCCGCCCGCATTCAAGGTCGATGGCAAGATGACCCCGGTTTCCAGCCAGCCGCTGTCGCATCAGCATACCCGCGAACTGGCGCGCAGCATCATGAACGACCGCCAAACCGCCGAGTTCGAAGCCTCACACGAGTGCAATTTCGCGATCAGCCCGCACGGCATCGGCCGCTTCCGCGTCAACGTATTTATGCAACAGCAGCATGTCGGCATGGTCATGCGCACCATCACCACCAAAATACCCAATCTCGACGAGATGGGCATGCCCGACATCCTCAAAGACATCGTGATGACCAAGCGCGGTCTGGTCATTCTGGTGGGCGCGACCGGTTCGGGCAAATCCACTACGCTGGCGGGCATGCTGGGCCATCGTAACCAGAACAGCTTTGGACACATCATCACGATCGAAGATCCGGTCGAATATGTGCATGAACATGGCAACTGCATCGTCACGCACCGCGAAGTCGGGGTGGATACGGAATCCTGGCAGGCAGCGCTGAAAAATACGCTGCGTCAGGCACCCGATGTGATTCTGATCGGCGAAATTCGCGACCGGGAAACCATGGAATATGCGGTCGCCTTTGCCGAAACAGGCCATTTGTGCATGGCAACCTTGCACGCGAACAGCGCCAATCAGGCGCTCGATCGCATCATCAACTTCTTTCCCGAAGAGCGTCGCGAACAGTTGTTGATGGACCTGTCGCTCAACGTCAAGGCGCTCATCTCGCAACGCCTCATCCCCAAAAAAGATGGTTCAGGCCGATCCGCCGCGATGGAAATCCTGCTCAACTCGCCGCTGATCTCCGATCTGATCTTCAAAGGCGACGTTCATGCGATCAAAGGCGTGATGGCCAAATCCCGCGAACTGGGTATGCAGACGTTCGATCAGGCGCTGTTTGATTTGTATGAGGCGCATGCCATCAGCTACGAAGAAGCACTCAAAAATGCAGACTCGGTCAACGACCTGCGCCTCAAAATCAAACTGGAGAGCCGCCACACCGCCGACCGCGATGTAATGAGCGGCACCCATCACCTGCAAATGACTTGA
- a CDS encoding CoA-binding protein encodes MFTNPDTTTISQMLQQIRTVAIIGLSANEARPSFRVARGLQQLGYRIIPVRPGVTCVLGETAYPDLDSLPALPDIVDVFRAAEHIPAIVEDCIRLGIKRIWLQEGIINEAAAQRAQNAGMTVVMDRCLWRDRAALS; translated from the coding sequence ATGTTTACCAATCCGGATACGACAACGATTTCTCAGATGCTGCAACAGATCCGCACGGTTGCGATCATCGGCCTGTCAGCCAATGAAGCGCGGCCCAGTTTTCGCGTCGCACGAGGACTGCAGCAGCTGGGTTACCGGATCATCCCGGTCAGACCCGGGGTAACTTGTGTGCTGGGTGAGACGGCTTATCCTGATCTGGACAGTCTGCCGGCGCTGCCCGATATCGTCGACGTATTCCGCGCCGCAGAACACATCCCCGCCATCGTCGAGGATTGCATCCGGCTCGGCATTAAGCGCATCTGGCTGCAGGAGGGCATCATCAACGAAGCGGCGGCACAGCGTGCGCAAAACGCGGGAATGACCGTCGTGATGGATCGCTGCCTGTGGCGCGACCGCGCCGCATTGTCATGA
- a CDS encoding DNA-3-methyladenine glycosylase I, with amino-acid sequence MTVRCAWAGSDALYCHYHDTEWGVPLHDDQRLFEFLTLEGAQAGLSWITVLRKRENYRAAFDNFDAARIAAYDTDKIASLLLDAGIVRNRLKVQSTVTNAQQFLRVQAEFGSFDRFLWQFVDGKPVQNTWRHLAEVPASTAQSDAMSRELKRRGFKFVGTTICYALMQATGMVNDHTTDCFRHDVEHRAGV; translated from the coding sequence ATGACCGTGCGGTGCGCCTGGGCGGGCAGTGATGCCTTATACTGCCACTATCACGACACGGAATGGGGCGTGCCGCTGCACGACGATCAACGCCTGTTCGAATTTCTGACTTTAGAAGGGGCGCAAGCGGGGCTGAGCTGGATTACGGTTTTGCGCAAACGGGAAAACTATCGCGCCGCCTTCGATAATTTCGATGCCGCGCGCATTGCAGCGTATGACACTGATAAAATAGCGTCCCTGCTGCTCGACGCAGGCATCGTGAGAAACCGTCTGAAGGTGCAATCCACCGTTACAAACGCACAGCAGTTTCTCCGCGTGCAGGCCGAGTTTGGCAGCTTTGACCGTTTTCTCTGGCAATTCGTCGACGGCAAACCGGTACAGAACACTTGGCGTCACCTCGCAGAGGTACCTGCAAGTACCGCGCAATCGGATGCGATGAGCCGCGAATTAAAGCGCCGCGGTTTCAAGTTCGTCGGGACGACGATCTGCTACGCGCTGATGCAGGCGACCGGCATGGTTAACGATCACACGACAGATTGCTTTAGGCACGACGTAGAACATAGAGCGGGAGTTTAA
- the dapF gene encoding diaminopimelate epimerase, whose product MRLKFTKMHGAGNDFVVLDGVRQQISLTTEQLRLLADRHFGVGCDQILLVEKAHDASADFRYRIFNADGGEVEQCGNGARCFVRFVHDQKLTNKAEIVVETHNGLIRPRLEADGRVVVNMGAPVFDAARIPFSGGTIEVMQPLVVADQTLMVSIVSMGNPHAVQVVDDVERAAVEVLGPLIEHHASFPKRVNAGFMQIMDRQHIRLRVYERGSGETLSCGTGACAAVVSGIRRGLLDSPVSVATHGGNLSIAWGGEETPVLMTGPAISVFSGEINL is encoded by the coding sequence ATGCGGTTGAAATTTACCAAGATGCACGGCGCGGGAAATGATTTTGTCGTGCTGGATGGCGTACGCCAGCAAATTTCGCTGACGACCGAACAATTGCGCCTGCTGGCCGACCGTCATTTCGGCGTCGGTTGCGACCAAATTTTACTGGTCGAGAAGGCGCACGACGCGAGTGCAGATTTCCGCTATCGCATTTTTAATGCGGACGGCGGCGAAGTCGAACAATGTGGCAACGGCGCGCGCTGCTTCGTGCGTTTCGTGCATGACCAGAAGCTGACGAACAAAGCTGAAATCGTCGTCGAAACCCACAACGGCCTGATCAGACCGCGTCTGGAAGCCGACGGACGTGTCGTCGTCAACATGGGTGCGCCGGTCTTCGATGCGGCGCGGATTCCCTTTTCGGGCGGCACGATCGAGGTGATGCAGCCCCTCGTCGTTGCAGATCAAACGCTGATGGTCAGCATCGTCTCGATGGGTAATCCTCATGCCGTGCAAGTCGTCGACGACGTTGAGCGCGCCGCAGTGGAGGTACTGGGTCCGCTAATCGAACATCACGCAAGCTTCCCCAAACGCGTCAATGCAGGTTTCATGCAGATCATGGATCGCCAGCATATTCGGCTGCGCGTCTATGAGCGCGGGTCAGGCGAAACCCTGTCATGCGGCACCGGAGCCTGTGCGGCGGTGGTATCCGGCATTCGTCGCGGCCTGTTAGACAGCCCGGTTAGCGTGGCCACCCATGGCGGCAACCTCAGTATCGCGTGGGGCGGCGAAGAAACTCCAGTACTGATGACAGGTCCTGCGATCAGCGTATTTTCAGGCGAAATTAACTTATAA
- a CDS encoding DUF484 family protein, which translates to MNSEDVAHYLLNTPEFFEDHLDTLAQITLAHPHGGRTISLGERQLLALREKNKVLEKQMYEMLEFARENEALQNKVHEFTVSLFAARDLTTLQEMIPHLLRDIFSVPHVAMHLWQVTPPSMEVLMFTDEQSKPVCLHQAAHDTASWFGESASLLHSFAYLPLHAGSVSVGLLVLASEEKQRFYPEMGTVFLQRIADAAGSALHPYLDH; encoded by the coding sequence ATGAATTCAGAAGACGTTGCACACTATTTGCTGAACACCCCGGAATTTTTTGAAGACCATCTCGACACCCTCGCGCAAATTACGCTGGCGCACCCGCATGGGGGTCGCACGATTTCACTGGGTGAACGACAACTGCTGGCTTTGCGCGAAAAAAACAAAGTGCTGGAAAAACAGATGTACGAAATGCTCGAATTCGCCAGAGAAAACGAAGCCCTGCAAAATAAGGTACATGAATTCACGGTCTCTTTGTTCGCCGCACGCGATTTGACCACGCTACAGGAAATGATCCCGCATCTGTTGCGCGATATTTTTTCCGTCCCGCATGTTGCAATGCATTTGTGGCAGGTGACACCACCCAGCATGGAAGTGCTGATGTTTACCGACGAACAGTCCAAACCCGTCTGCCTGCATCAGGCCGCGCACGACACGGCCAGCTGGTTCGGCGAAAGTGCCTCACTGCTGCATTCTTTCGCCTATCTGCCGCTGCATGCCGGCAGCGTGTCGGTCGGTCTACTGGTGTTAGCTTCAGAGGAAAAACAACGTTTCTACCCTGAAATGGGCACCGTATTCCTGCAACGCATCGCCGATGCGGCAGGCAGCGCGCTGCACCCTTATCTCGATCACTGA